The following proteins come from a genomic window of Nitrospira sp.:
- a CDS encoding Glycogen phosphorylase translates to MTDTADKALIAYFSMEIGLHPAMPTYAGGLGVLAGDTIRSAADLEIPMVAVTLLHRRGYFYQRLDERGWQREEPVAWPINDYCKPVDQRVTVEIEDRRVHVGAWQFRVRGESSHEVPVYLLDTDLPENQPWDRTLTDLLYGGDDHYRLCQEVVLGLGGFRLLRALGEGQIRRFHMNEGHSALLVLALLEEKLASRADEEAIPADLIEAVREQCVFTTHTPVPAGHDQFPPDLAHRVLGDRRCARLKACGHDHSLNMTQLALRGSRFVNGVAMKHGEVSHSLFPGYPIHSITNGVHAVTWAAPSFQALYDQHLPDWRHDQLSLRYAISIPARKIWDAHMEAKQTLVDYVNRETNAGFDRDVLTIGFARRAAAYKRVTLIFHDVERLAGVAERFGSIQIVFGGKAHPRDQDGKNVIHEIHELRDVLRGKVPVAYLSNYDMTLAKLVCAGVDVWLNTPLPPMEASGTSGMKAAVNGVPSLSVLDGWWIEGHVEDVTGWSIGDRIEDNLGSREGVDIRHASALYDKLEQKVVPCFYKDRERFIEIMRHAIALNGGFFNTQRMMAQYLHDAYRLVGLYLREG, encoded by the coding sequence ATGACGGACACGGCCGACAAGGCACTGATAGCCTATTTTTCCATGGAAATCGGCCTGCATCCCGCTATGCCGACCTATGCCGGCGGTCTGGGTGTATTGGCCGGCGATACGATCCGGTCGGCTGCCGATTTGGAAATCCCCATGGTGGCGGTGACCCTGTTGCACCGCCGCGGCTATTTCTATCAACGGTTGGACGAACGGGGTTGGCAACGTGAAGAGCCGGTGGCCTGGCCGATCAATGATTATTGTAAACCCGTGGACCAGCGTGTCACCGTCGAAATCGAGGATCGTCGCGTGCATGTCGGAGCCTGGCAGTTTCGAGTAAGGGGCGAGTCGAGCCACGAGGTGCCGGTCTACCTCCTCGACACGGATCTTCCTGAGAACCAGCCGTGGGACCGGACGCTGACGGATCTTCTCTATGGAGGGGATGATCACTATCGATTATGCCAGGAAGTGGTGTTGGGACTCGGGGGGTTCCGTTTGTTGCGGGCGCTCGGAGAGGGACAGATTCGGCGATTCCACATGAACGAAGGACACTCGGCGTTGCTTGTCCTCGCGCTGCTGGAGGAGAAACTGGCTTCTCGCGCCGACGAGGAGGCGATCCCTGCCGATCTCATCGAGGCCGTTCGGGAGCAATGTGTGTTTACAACCCATACACCGGTACCCGCCGGCCATGATCAATTTCCTCCCGACCTTGCGCACCGCGTGCTCGGTGATCGCCGATGCGCGCGGCTCAAGGCCTGCGGCCATGACCATAGCCTCAACATGACACAACTCGCGCTGCGCGGCTCGCGGTTCGTCAATGGAGTCGCCATGAAGCACGGCGAGGTTTCGCACAGTCTCTTCCCCGGCTATCCGATTCATTCGATCACCAACGGCGTCCATGCCGTCACGTGGGCTGCGCCTTCATTCCAAGCGCTCTATGATCAACACCTTCCGGACTGGCGGCATGATCAACTCTCGCTTCGGTACGCGATCAGCATTCCGGCGCGGAAGATCTGGGATGCGCACATGGAGGCCAAACAGACGCTCGTCGACTATGTGAATCGTGAAACGAACGCCGGGTTTGATCGGGACGTGTTAACTATCGGGTTCGCCAGACGGGCGGCGGCGTACAAACGGGTAACCTTGATTTTTCATGATGTCGAACGGCTGGCCGGGGTTGCGGAACGATTCGGCTCAATACAAATTGTCTTCGGCGGCAAAGCGCATCCACGCGACCAGGATGGGAAGAACGTCATTCACGAAATCCACGAGCTCCGTGATGTTCTCCGGGGCAAGGTTCCCGTCGCCTATCTCTCCAACTACGACATGACCCTCGCGAAGTTGGTCTGTGCCGGAGTGGATGTGTGGCTCAACACGCCGCTTCCTCCGATGGAGGCCTCGGGGACGAGCGGCATGAAGGCGGCGGTCAATGGGGTGCCGAGTTTGAGCGTGCTCGACGGTTGGTGGATCGAAGGACATGTGGAAGATGTGACCGGCTGGTCGATTGGCGATCGGATTGAAGATAACCTTGGGTCAAGGGAGGGAGTGGATATCCGCCATGCCTCCGCGCTGTACGACAAGCTGGAACAGAAAGTGGTGCCGTGTTTCTACAAGGATCGGGAGCGCTTTATCGAGATCATGCGGCATGCGATCGCCTTGAACGGAGGGTTCTTCAATACTCAGAGAATGATGGCGCAATATCTCCACGATGCATACCGGCTGGTCGGGCTGTATCTTCGCGAGGGATGA
- a CDS encoding Universal stress protein family, which produces MNDLLINRILVATDFSACARRAVDYGLCVAHAWSAHVDVLYVVEVLRGLEFEAPFDDPLLGKRRKEAEQFLGDLATRVKQKGLDVEWHLREGIPSEQIGQTALELRADLIVVGTHGRTGLDHIVLGSTSERVIKQAPCPVLTVRVALIHGEKDADRPPCIRHVLVPVDFSSPSLDALEYAIQLVDRFGARLTVLHVLEPIYYDLELGLGRIEQEAQKRTHWEAQLESLAQVVKERGLEAGSVVLGGIPSESIVTYARAQGCDLIVMGTHGRHGLTRLRYGSVAESVLRQAPCPVLTVRSPKFSPHHSRMMPLSVAEP; this is translated from the coding sequence ATGAACGATCTATTGATTAATCGGATTCTCGTCGCCACGGACTTTTCCGCGTGCGCGAGGCGCGCCGTCGACTACGGCCTATGCGTGGCCCATGCTTGGTCCGCTCATGTGGATGTACTCTACGTGGTCGAGGTGTTGCGAGGGTTGGAGTTCGAGGCGCCGTTCGATGATCCGTTGCTGGGAAAGAGGCGGAAGGAGGCGGAGCAATTCTTGGGCGACCTGGCGACCCGCGTGAAACAGAAAGGCCTGGACGTGGAGTGGCATCTGCGCGAAGGCATTCCCAGCGAGCAGATCGGTCAGACAGCGCTCGAATTGCGGGCCGACCTGATCGTCGTCGGCACGCATGGGAGGACCGGGCTGGACCACATCGTGCTGGGTAGCACGTCGGAGCGCGTCATCAAGCAAGCGCCTTGTCCGGTGTTGACGGTCCGTGTCGCCCTCATCCATGGCGAAAAGGATGCGGACAGACCGCCATGCATCCGGCATGTGCTGGTGCCGGTTGATTTCTCGAGTCCGTCCCTGGATGCGCTGGAGTATGCCATCCAGTTGGTCGATCGCTTCGGAGCCAGACTCACGGTCCTCCATGTGTTGGAACCGATCTATTACGATCTCGAATTGGGATTGGGCCGGATCGAGCAGGAGGCCCAGAAGCGGACGCACTGGGAGGCGCAATTGGAGAGTCTTGCACAAGTGGTGAAGGAACGTGGTTTGGAGGCAGGGTCGGTCGTGCTCGGGGGAATTCCATCGGAGTCGATAGTGACCTATGCTCGCGCGCAAGGCTGCGACTTGATCGTCATGGGCACTCACGGACGGCATGGGCTGACGCGTCTGCGGTACGGCAGCGTGGCTGAATCCGTACTTCGGCAGGCTCCTTGTCCTGTGCTCACGGTCCGAAGCCCGAAGTTCAGCCCTCACCACAGCCGCATGATGCCGCTGTCGGTGGCAGAGCCATGA
- a CDS encoding Regulator of nucleoside diphosphate kinase, protein MESRDIYITKFDLIRLKELLEVGISFKERDREYLESLQNELDRAHIVEPTAIPDNVVTMNSHVRLKDMETGEEKRYTLVFPSDADIEKNQISILAPIGTAILGYRTGDTVDWLVPAGKRKVRIEEILYQPEAAGRYDL, encoded by the coding sequence ATGGAATCTCGGGACATTTACATCACCAAATTCGACCTCATTCGTCTCAAGGAACTGCTGGAGGTAGGGATTAGTTTCAAAGAGCGGGACCGTGAATATCTGGAGAGTTTACAGAATGAGTTGGACCGGGCCCATATCGTCGAGCCCACTGCAATTCCTGATAACGTGGTCACGATGAATTCTCACGTTCGCCTCAAGGATATGGAGACGGGCGAGGAGAAACGTTATACCCTTGTATTCCCGTCCGATGCCGATATTGAGAAAAATCAAATCTCGATTCTTGCTCCCATCGGCACCGCCATCCTCGGCTATCGGACGGGTGACACGGTGGACTGGCTCGTGCCGGCCGGGAAACGCAAGGTTCGGATCGAAGAAATTCTCTATCAGCCCGAAGCAGCCGGACGCTATGATTTGTGA